A window from Carassius gibelio isolate Cgi1373 ecotype wild population from Czech Republic chromosome B3, carGib1.2-hapl.c, whole genome shotgun sequence encodes these proteins:
- the LOC127953041 gene encoding fibroin heavy chain-like: protein MTARVCFSLTAVFLCLFGYLSITHAIQRRTTVDGFCPARLTVVPSHRGCSSDEDCPGGHKCCRFDCGPVCVLPVFMKPGQCPIPEMIPLCAKSCFHDGQCPDTQKCCPTTGGFACSEPRGQERGQASCQGSGSGQGAGQGSGYGQGAGAGQGSGYGQGAGAGQGSGIGLGQGSGYGQGSGQGSGYGQGAGAGQGSGIGSGQGSGYGQGSGQGSGYGQGAGAGQGSGYGQGAGAGQGSGIGLGQGSGYGQGSGQGSGYGQGAGAGQGSGIGSGQGSGYGQGAGAGQGSGYGQGAGAGQGSGYGQGAGAGQGSGYGQGSGQGSGYGQGSGQGSGYGQGSGQGSGYGQGSGQGSGSGQGAGAGQGSGYGQGAGAGQGSGAGQGSGQGSGYGQGAGAGQGSGYGQGSGQGSGYGQGAGAGQGSGYGQGAGAGQGSGYGQGAGAGQGSGYGQGAGAGQGSEYGQGAGAGQGSGYGQGAGAGQGSGAGQGSGAGQGSGAGQGSGAGQGSGQGAGAGQGSGAGQGAGAGQGSGAGQGSGQGAGAGQGSGQGAGAGQGSGQGAGAGQGSGAGQGSGQGAGAGQGSGQGAGAGQGSGAGQGSGQGAGAGQGSGAGQGSGQGAGAGQGSGAGQGSGQGAGAGQGSGAGQGSGQASGAGQGSGAGQGSGQGAGAGQGSGAGQGAGAGQGSGAGQGAGAGQGSGAGQGSSQGAGAGQGSGQGAGAGQGSGAGQGSGQGAGAGQGAGAGQGAGTGQGSGQGSGAGQGAGAGQGSGAGQGAGAGQGSGKGSGAGQGSGQGGQIITACSSFVSMPEDQEDLRAMYTPA, encoded by the exons ATGACGGCTCGAGTGTGTTTCTCGTTGACTGctgtttttttgtgtctgttcggatacttgagcataactcatgctattcaaagacgaaccacag TGGACGGTTTCTGTCCGGCGAGGCTGACGGTCGTGCCGTCCCATCGAGGGtgttcctctgatgaagactgccctggagggcacaaatgctgtcgatttgactgtgggcctgtttgcgtgctgcccgttttca tgaagccgggtcagtgtcccATACCGGAAATGATTCCACTGTGTGCtaaaagctgtttccatgatggccagtgtcctgacacacagaaatgttgcccaaccaccggtggctttgcatgcagtgaaccacGTGGTCAGGAAAGAGGTCAGGCAAGTTGTCAAGGAAGCGGCtctggtcagggcgccggacagggaagcggttatggccagggcgccggagcgggacagggaagcggttatggccagggcgccggagcgggacagggtagcggcattggtttgggccagggaagcggttatggccagggaagtggccagggaagcggttatggccagggtgcaggagcgggacagggaagcggcattggttcgggacagggaagcggttatggccagggaagtggccagggaagcggttatggccagggtgcaggagcgggacagggaagcggttatggccagggcgccggagcgggacagggtagcggcattggtttgggacagggaagcggttatggccagggaagtggccagggaagcggttatggccagggcgccggagcgggacagggaagcggcattggttcgggacagggaagcggttatggccagggcgccggagcgggacagggaagcggttatggccagggtgccggagcgggacagggaagcggttatggccagggcgccggagcgggacagggaagcggttatggccagggaagtggacagggaagcggttatggccagggaagtggccagggaagcggttatggccagggaagtggccagggaagcggttatggccagggaagtggccagggaagcggttctggccagggtgcaggagcgggacagggaagcggttatggccagggcgccggagcgggacagggaagcggagctggtcagggaagtggccagggaagcggttatggccagggcgccggagcgggacagggaagcggttatggccagggaagtggccagggaagcggttatggccagggtgcaggagcgggacagggaagcggttatggtcagggtgcaggagcgggacagggaagcggttatggtcagggcgccggagcgggacagggaagcggttatggccagggcgccggagcgggacagggaagcgaatatggccagggcgccggagcgggacagggaagcggttatggccagggcgccggagcgggacagggaagcggcgctggacagggaagcggcgctggacagggaagcggagctggacagggaagcggagctggacagggaagtggccagggcgctggagctggtcagggaagcggggctggtcagggcgctggagctggtcagggaagcggagctggacagggaagcggtcagggcgctggagctggacagggaagcggtcagggcgctggagctggacagggaagcggtcagggcgctggagctggacagggaagcggagctggacagggaagtggtcagggtgctggagctggacagggaagtggtcagggcgctggagctggacagggaagcggagctggacagggaagtggtcagggtgctggagctggacagggaagcggagctggacagggaagtggtcagggcgctggagctggacagggaagcggagctggacagggaagtggtcagggcgctggagctggtcagggaagcggagctggacagggaagtggccaggcaagcggagctggacagggaagcggagctggacagggaagtggccagggcgctggagctggtcagggaagcggggctggtcagggcgctggagctggtcagggaagcggggctggtcagggcgctggagctggtcagggaagcggggctggacagggaagcagtcagggcgctggagctggacagggaagcggccagggcgctggagctggacagggaagcggagctggacagggaagcggccagggcgctggagctggacagggcgctggagctggtcagggcgctggaactggtcagggaagtggacagggaagcggagcaggtcagggcgctggagctggccagggaagcggagctggtcagggcgctggagctggtcagggaagtggaaagggaagcggagctggacagggaagtggccagggag GGCAAATCATCACTGCCTGTAGCTCGTTTGTGAGCATGCCTGAAGACCAAGAGGATTTAAGGGCAATGTACACCCCTGCCTGA